From one Gracilibacillus salinarum genomic stretch:
- the fliJ gene encoding flagellar export protein FliJ: MKQHVGYEKIKMLRENEKQEAQKKLQEAVAAFEKQAELLYELLQKKERIEAQYVTSLSDRSQIDQLQSYQQYLDFLAPNILSVQRKVDKARKEMNEQQEQVTVRYMEVKKMDHLIEHKQLEFQQFEQHKEAMMMDEISIRQYTESRGR; this comes from the coding sequence ATGAAACAACATGTGGGTTACGAAAAGATAAAAATGCTGAGAGAAAACGAGAAACAAGAAGCTCAGAAGAAATTACAAGAAGCGGTCGCAGCTTTCGAAAAACAAGCAGAACTATTATATGAATTATTACAGAAGAAAGAAAGAATCGAAGCACAATACGTAACATCACTCTCAGATCGATCTCAAATTGATCAGTTACAATCTTATCAGCAATACCTGGACTTTTTAGCTCCTAATATTTTATCGGTGCAACGTAAGGTGGATAAGGCGAGAAAGGAAATGAATGAACAGCAGGAGCAAGTAACTGTACGCTACATGGAAGTGAAAAAGATGGATCATTTGATCGAGCATAAGCAATTGGAATTTCAACAATTCGAACAGCACAAGGAAGCAATGATGATGGATGAAATCTCCATCCGTCAGTATACAGAAAGTAGGGGCAGGTGA
- the flgD gene encoding flagellar hook assembly protein FlgD translates to MTNIDSNYYLSNQTQTRTTSSSLGKDEFLRILMTQLQNQDPLNPMEDKEFISQMATFSSLEQMMNMSSAIESLVINQSVSPVIQYSHLIGEEVEYYRIDEETGEIAEPKEIVTSQVVAISEQQGFAVIELDNGQKIYTDEILRISQAGTENDSDTETDTDTEDETDTDQTEV, encoded by the coding sequence ATGACAAATATTGATTCCAATTATTATTTATCTAACCAGACACAAACACGAACCACGAGTTCCAGTTTGGGAAAAGATGAATTCTTGAGAATTTTAATGACACAGCTGCAAAATCAGGATCCGCTAAATCCAATGGAAGATAAGGAGTTTATATCGCAAATGGCTACTTTTTCTTCGTTGGAGCAAATGATGAATATGTCTAGTGCAATAGAGTCTTTGGTGATAAATCAATCTGTTTCACCTGTGATTCAATATAGCCATTTAATTGGAGAAGAAGTGGAGTATTACCGTATAGATGAAGAAACAGGAGAAATAGCAGAGCCGAAAGAAATCGTAACTAGTCAAGTCGTGGCAATTTCAGAACAACAAGGTTTTGCCGTAATAGAGCTTGATAATGGCCAGAAAATTTATACAGATGAAATTCTACGTATTTCACAGGCTGGCACAGAAAATGACAGTGATACGGAAACTGATACTGATACAGAAGATGAAACCGATACTGATCAGACCGAAGTGTAG
- a CDS encoding flagellar hook-length control protein FliK, which yields MNVSQILKAPLQQTVVSAPATNKLQESGDFRKLLTGAQYDSESLSETGQNLNQPLLDLLQQLNDQEVLPDNLLDDVDNPSTFDQAELEELLNKLMQQIDKGEVATENLALLQTMEQLIQSMPSEGKMTGTAETSIPYSVSQLLQSPDHQARLESIVKSTEQMLAQLQKQSLTSQDYRQLSDLLKQWSNQDQSTQSNLTAMLKKDESSESVQVWDKLLKNFQNRQGINKHYGQVQQVTQHDLAKWIQNAIEQYEGTMKQEVSTTRVDLQASSPMVSSKVQQYVIHVQQTGDDQQVAQKQLLDQFQQAIQKSNFMKLPNGTNQLMLRLQPESLGDVTVRLTQVNGEMVVKMIVASQSAKDLLEGNLHQLRHMFSPNQVVIERQDTVTSSTESTWSQEQEQSNEDGQEQDTNSQNQESHENDERDSLNFKDLLMDAKV from the coding sequence TTGAATGTCTCGCAAATTCTAAAGGCTCCATTGCAACAAACTGTTGTATCAGCCCCCGCCACAAACAAGCTGCAGGAATCAGGGGATTTTCGAAAGTTACTAACCGGTGCTCAGTATGATTCGGAATCATTGTCAGAGACGGGACAAAATCTCAATCAACCATTACTGGATTTACTTCAACAATTAAACGATCAAGAAGTATTACCAGATAATCTTTTGGATGATGTAGACAATCCGTCGACATTCGATCAGGCTGAGCTGGAAGAACTGTTGAATAAACTCATGCAACAAATCGATAAAGGGGAAGTTGCAACAGAAAATCTAGCACTCTTGCAAACAATGGAGCAGCTGATTCAATCGATGCCATCTGAAGGGAAAATGACGGGAACAGCAGAAACATCCATACCATATTCGGTTTCTCAGTTGCTGCAAAGCCCAGATCACCAAGCGCGCTTAGAGAGTATTGTAAAATCTACCGAACAAATGTTGGCTCAATTACAAAAACAATCATTAACAAGTCAAGATTATAGACAGCTAAGCGATTTGTTAAAACAATGGTCAAATCAGGATCAATCGACCCAAAGTAACCTGACAGCCATGCTAAAAAAAGACGAATCGAGCGAGTCTGTTCAAGTTTGGGACAAACTGTTGAAAAATTTTCAGAATCGTCAAGGGATAAACAAACATTATGGGCAAGTTCAACAGGTGACACAGCATGATCTTGCGAAATGGATACAAAATGCAATCGAGCAGTATGAAGGCACAATGAAACAAGAAGTGTCAACAACCAGAGTGGATTTGCAAGCTTCATCTCCAATGGTTAGTTCCAAGGTACAGCAATATGTCATTCATGTGCAGCAAACAGGTGATGATCAGCAAGTAGCACAGAAGCAATTACTCGATCAATTTCAGCAAGCTATTCAGAAAAGTAATTTTATGAAACTGCCCAATGGTACGAATCAATTGATGCTGAGACTGCAACCTGAATCATTGGGGGATGTAACGGTTCGACTCACACAAGTAAATGGTGAAATGGTAGTCAAAATGATCGTAGCGTCTCAAAGTGCCAAAGACTTGCTTGAAGGGAACTTGCACCAATTGCGTCACATGTTTTCACCTAATCAGGTTGTCATCGAACGACAGGATACGGTGACATCAAGCACTGAGTCTACATGGTCACAAGAACAGGAACAGTCAAATGAAGATGGTCAAGAGCAAGATACTAACAGTCAGAATCAGGAGTCCCATGAAAATGATGAACGAGATTCACTCAATTTTAAGGATTTATTAATGGATGCGAAAGTGTAG
- a CDS encoding flagellar FlbD family protein has translation MITLTKLNGDQITVNAVFVERVESFPDTTITLINQKKLFVKEQEIVVKQKITEFYKQIGLYQLQREVGEQQNES, from the coding sequence ATGATTACATTAACAAAACTAAATGGTGATCAGATAACCGTCAATGCGGTGTTCGTCGAACGAGTGGAATCATTTCCTGATACAACGATCACCCTAATTAATCAGAAGAAATTATTTGTGAAAGAACAGGAAATTGTGGTGAAACAAAAAATCACAGAATTTTATAAGCAGATTGGTTTATATCAACTGCAACGAGAAGTAGGTGAACAACAAAATGAATCCTAG
- a CDS encoding MotE family protein codes for MKSPSVSIQKVGAGEKMATNPMKTKEKKPGLFQWLIVIVVSLLFAVIVTFVILFAMDVNVAKFTKDTVNKIPFMEDTVTTDQEELHQNQLSAKDDTITQLEEQMEGLEAEVQTKTDTIEELEATVSSLNEQLSQTSDENETEDNDNQAFQEMSVTFEEMKSKNAADILANMEQATVIPILEQLDAEVRAEILSEMEAETAAAYSAELLAQ; via the coding sequence ATGAAATCTCCATCCGTCAGTATACAGAAAGTAGGGGCAGGTGAAAAGATGGCCACTAATCCAATGAAAACGAAAGAAAAAAAACCAGGGCTGTTTCAATGGTTAATTGTCATTGTAGTATCCTTACTTTTTGCTGTAATCGTTACTTTCGTCATTCTGTTCGCGATGGATGTCAACGTCGCAAAATTCACGAAAGATACAGTCAATAAAATTCCTTTCATGGAAGACACCGTAACTACAGATCAAGAAGAGCTACACCAAAATCAACTATCGGCTAAAGATGATACCATCACCCAGTTAGAAGAACAGATGGAAGGGCTTGAAGCAGAGGTCCAGACAAAGACGGATACGATAGAGGAGTTAGAAGCAACCGTTAGTTCGTTAAATGAACAGCTCAGTCAAACAAGCGATGAAAATGAAACAGAAGATAATGATAATCAAGCTTTCCAGGAAATGTCCGTCACGTTTGAGGAAATGAAATCGAAGAATGCAGCTGACATTTTAGCAAATATGGAGCAAGCAACTGTTATTCCGATATTGGAGCAGCTAGATGCGGAAGTTCGAGCGGAAATACTTTCTGAAATGGAAGCTGAGACGGCAGCAGCTTACTCAGCGGAACTTCTTGCACAGTAA
- a CDS encoding TIGR02530 family flagellar biosynthesis protein, producing MVNRIHAFHPTILPGSKKNTPTTPATVSFKDVLSQQHSMQISKHARDRMHARNIEVSNEQWTKIESKLQEANQKGVKESLVITDEAAFVVNASNKTVITAMEKAELKSKIFTNINGTIIME from the coding sequence ATGGTCAACAGGATTCATGCATTTCATCCCACGATTTTACCTGGAAGTAAGAAAAATACGCCAACCACACCTGCAACGGTTTCATTTAAGGATGTTTTGTCCCAACAGCATTCGATGCAAATTAGCAAGCATGCTCGTGATCGCATGCACGCACGAAATATTGAAGTCTCAAATGAACAATGGACCAAAATCGAAAGTAAGTTACAAGAAGCAAACCAAAAAGGTGTAAAAGAATCGCTCGTCATCACGGATGAGGCAGCTTTTGTAGTCAATGCGAGTAACAAGACAGTGATCACTGCTATGGAAAAAGCAGAGTTGAAAAGCAAGATTTTTACGAATATAAACGGCACGATCATAATGGAATAA
- the flgG gene encoding flagellar basal body rod protein FlgG has translation MLRSMYSGISGLKGFQTKLDVIGNNIANVNTTGYKKGRVTFQDMMSQSVSGASGPTNIRGGINPSQVGTGVQLGSIDNVHTQGNRQTTGRPLDLQLEGDGMFVFATGENVDGANTEEMDISYSRAGNLYLDNEGYIVNANGQYLLGQNGTDADGNPIEGNSRIKIPDTAESFSIQSNGVVNYIENGETQEAGQILVAKFSNPGGLNKSGSNMFQNSVNAGRMEDAEGNFLFEPESDGTASIVSGALEMSNVDLSEEFTEMITAQRGFQANTRIITTSDEILQELVNLKR, from the coding sequence ATGCTAAGATCAATGTATTCAGGCATTTCAGGTTTAAAAGGTTTCCAAACAAAACTGGATGTTATCGGTAATAACATCGCGAATGTGAACACAACTGGTTATAAGAAAGGTCGTGTTACGTTTCAGGATATGATGAGTCAATCGGTATCAGGTGCAAGCGGTCCGACAAATATAAGAGGTGGGATCAACCCATCCCAAGTAGGGACAGGGGTGCAGCTAGGGTCAATTGACAATGTGCATACACAAGGTAACCGCCAGACAACGGGCCGTCCATTAGATTTACAGCTTGAAGGTGACGGAATGTTCGTTTTTGCAACCGGTGAGAACGTGGATGGTGCTAACACAGAGGAAATGGATATTAGTTATTCAAGAGCCGGAAATCTATATCTTGATAACGAAGGTTACATCGTAAATGCAAATGGTCAATATTTACTAGGTCAAAATGGAACAGATGCAGATGGTAATCCGATTGAAGGTAACTCCAGAATCAAAATTCCTGATACGGCAGAGAGCTTCAGTATTCAAAGTAACGGTGTAGTCAACTACATTGAGAATGGTGAGACACAAGAGGCTGGTCAAATTCTTGTTGCAAAGTTTTCTAACCCAGGCGGTTTAAATAAATCAGGTTCTAACATGTTCCAAAATTCGGTGAACGCTGGAAGAATGGAAGATGCTGAAGGGAATTTCCTTTTTGAACCGGAATCTGACGGTACAGCCTCCATCGTATCTGGTGCGCTGGAAATGTCTAACGTGGATTTGTCAGAAGAATTTACTGAAATGATTACTGCACAGCGTGGTTTTCAGGCAAATACTCGAATTATTACGACTTCTGATGAAATATTACAAGAATTAGTAAATCTAAAACGATAA
- a CDS encoding flagellar basal body-associated FliL family protein, with product MNPRLIRILVSILVVITVIGAGVLYFLMNQSTAEGEEMSIDDMVKYSYTTEEIRTDLDDGNFVLIQFQFITNSSDALEEVQKREFQIKNQFIKLSVDLTANDFKENLTGLEDNMKNAMNDQMTQGQIIDVLIVSKVIQ from the coding sequence ATGAATCCTAGATTAATAAGAATTCTTGTCTCCATCCTAGTAGTCATTACCGTTATCGGTGCAGGTGTTCTTTACTTTCTGATGAATCAATCTACCGCAGAAGGTGAAGAAATGTCAATCGATGACATGGTGAAATACTCCTATACAACGGAAGAGATTCGTACCGACCTGGATGATGGAAATTTTGTTCTTATTCAATTCCAATTTATCACCAACAGCTCTGATGCACTAGAGGAGGTCCAAAAAAGAGAATTTCAGATCAAAAATCAATTTATTAAATTGTCAGTAGACCTGACTGCAAATGATTTTAAAGAGAACTTGACGGGGTTAGAAGATAATATGAAAAATGCAATGAATGATCAAATGACTCAAGGTCAAATCATTGATGTATTGATTGTTAGTAAAGTAATTCAGTAA
- the fliM gene encoding flagellar motor switch protein FliM: protein MADEVLSQNEIDALLSALSSGEMDANQLKEEEKDKKVKVYDFKRALRFSKDQIRSISRIHDNFARLLSTYFSAQLRTYVHIAVASVDQIPYEEFIRSIPTKTILNVYSVEPLDGRIIFEFNPNIAYAMLDRMLGGRGRSINKIDSLTEIETTLMSQLFEKALDNLQEAWGSVADIDPILEDFEVNPQFLQLVSPNETVVVVSLDTTIGDSSGMINICIPHVVLEPIIPKLSVHYWMQNETSKERKPEEYESISHNIKQTSLDLSVVLGETSITLEEFLFLDHDDTIVLNNSIDQPLQLHVDQEPKFHVQPGKRKHKLAVQVLDDIKGGDSDDE from the coding sequence ATGGCAGATGAAGTTCTTTCACAAAATGAAATTGACGCATTATTATCCGCTTTGTCTTCGGGTGAGATGGACGCAAATCAGCTAAAAGAAGAAGAAAAAGACAAAAAAGTAAAAGTGTATGATTTTAAACGGGCACTTCGTTTTTCGAAAGATCAGATAAGAAGTATATCTAGAATTCATGATAATTTTGCACGGTTGTTATCTACTTATTTCTCAGCACAGTTAAGGACATATGTACATATCGCTGTGGCGTCTGTTGATCAAATTCCCTATGAAGAATTCATTCGATCTATTCCAACCAAGACGATTTTAAATGTGTACAGTGTGGAGCCGTTGGATGGCAGAATTATTTTTGAATTTAATCCTAATATTGCCTATGCAATGCTAGACAGAATGCTAGGTGGAAGAGGAAGAAGCATTAACAAAATTGATAGTTTAACAGAGATTGAAACAACACTCATGTCACAATTGTTTGAGAAAGCATTAGACAATTTACAAGAGGCGTGGGGCAGTGTGGCGGATATTGATCCGATTCTCGAAGATTTCGAGGTGAACCCACAATTTCTACAACTGGTTTCACCTAATGAAACCGTCGTTGTCGTTTCGTTGGATACGACCATTGGTGACAGCAGTGGCATGATTAATATTTGTATCCCTCATGTTGTTCTGGAGCCTATCATTCCGAAATTATCGGTTCATTATTGGATGCAAAATGAAACGTCCAAAGAACGTAAGCCAGAAGAATATGAATCTATTTCACATAATATTAAACAAACTAGCTTGGATTTATCGGTCGTATTAGGTGAGACATCGATTACTTTGGAAGAGTTTTTGTTCCTTGATCACGATGATACCATTGTGCTCAATAATTCTATTGATCAGCCACTGCAATTACACGTTGATCAGGAACCGAAATTCCATGTTCAGCCTGGTAAACGAAAGCATAAATTAGCCGTACAAGTTTTAGACGACATTAAGGGAGGGGATTCGGATGATGAATGA